In the genome of Mycobacterium kansasii ATCC 12478, one region contains:
- a CDS encoding DUF427 domain-containing protein, translating to MSLVAGRGPLSRNPAGIFCPPIPANVVYIEPHPRRIQAFRNGRLVIDTERALLVHRRDQPLSYVFPDDEVGDLPTEHESEAPGYVHVPWDAVDTWVEEGRKLVHYPPNPYHRVDCRPTTRHLNVSLAGTALVDTHDTVIVFETSLEPRLYVEPSQVRTDLLRKSDTSSYCNYKGAATYWSAVLDDVFVEDAAWSYTDPFPESLPIKGFLSFDDTRIDVIAELPGRVLGATKVL from the coding sequence ATGAGTCTGGTGGCCGGACGTGGTCCCCTCAGCCGGAACCCGGCCGGAATCTTCTGTCCGCCGATACCCGCAAACGTCGTCTACATCGAACCGCATCCGCGCCGGATTCAGGCCTTCCGGAATGGGCGGCTGGTCATCGACACCGAGCGGGCGCTACTGGTCCACCGGCGCGATCAGCCGCTCAGCTACGTTTTCCCGGACGACGAGGTCGGCGACCTACCGACCGAGCATGAATCCGAAGCGCCCGGTTATGTTCACGTGCCGTGGGACGCCGTCGACACCTGGGTGGAGGAGGGCCGCAAACTCGTCCACTATCCCCCGAATCCGTACCACCGGGTCGATTGCCGCCCGACCACCCGTCACCTCAACGTCTCCCTCGCCGGGACGGCGCTGGTGGACACCCACGATACGGTGATCGTTTTCGAGACGTCGCTGGAACCGCGGCTGTACGTTGAGCCTTCGCAGGTGCGCACCGATCTACTGCGGAAGTCGGACACGTCGAGCTACTGCAACTACAAGGGCGCCGCGACATACTGGTCCGCCGTCCTGGACGACGTCTTCGTTGAAGACGCCGCGTGGAGTTATACCGATCCGTTTCCGGAAAGCCTGCCGATCAAGGGATTCCTCAGCTTCGACGACACCCGTATCGATGTCATCGCGGAGCTGCCGGGCCGCGTTCTCGGGGCGACAAAGGTGCTGTGA
- a CDS encoding CaiB/BaiF CoA transferase family protein: MAGPVAGITVVELGVWVAGPATAAILADWGADVIKIEPPTGDPGRMFGRMLGCDLGVNPPFEMDNRSKRSIVLDLTTAAGRRTAFELLTDADVFVTNVRPGALQRLGLDFESVSGHNPRVVYGLITGYGESGPDADRAAYDVAAFWARAGVADLLTPPGGTPPFQRGGMGDHSAGMTLAAAVCAALLARERTGTGQLVTTSLYRQGAYTVSFDLNTYLLTGQPIAVGQRESMGNPCMNNYTAGDGRRFWIVGLQADRHWPALCRVVGRPEWLADPRYGDARARAVNAVPLIAALDEIFATKPLAEWSEAFAAEPDFFWSPVNTLEDVVADEQFHAAGGIVEVPDGESSVPMVATPADFHGTPWAPRWTAPALGQHTEEVLAELAARRGS; the protein is encoded by the coding sequence ATGGCGGGACCCGTAGCAGGCATCACGGTCGTCGAGCTTGGGGTCTGGGTCGCTGGACCGGCCACGGCCGCCATCCTGGCCGACTGGGGTGCCGACGTCATCAAGATCGAACCGCCGACCGGCGATCCGGGCCGGATGTTCGGGCGGATGCTGGGATGCGATCTCGGGGTCAACCCGCCTTTCGAAATGGACAACCGTTCCAAGCGCAGCATCGTGCTGGACCTCACCACCGCTGCCGGTCGCCGCACTGCCTTCGAATTACTCACCGATGCAGACGTTTTCGTGACGAACGTGCGCCCCGGCGCGCTGCAACGGCTGGGGCTCGACTTCGAGTCGGTGTCCGGCCACAACCCCCGTGTGGTCTACGGGCTGATCACCGGATACGGCGAAAGCGGGCCGGACGCCGACCGCGCCGCCTACGACGTGGCGGCGTTCTGGGCGCGCGCCGGTGTGGCCGATCTGCTCACCCCGCCGGGCGGCACCCCGCCGTTCCAGCGCGGCGGCATGGGTGATCACTCGGCGGGCATGACCCTGGCGGCCGCTGTCTGCGCCGCACTGCTCGCCCGTGAGCGCACCGGAACCGGCCAACTGGTGACCACCTCGCTGTACCGCCAGGGCGCCTACACGGTCAGCTTCGACCTGAACACGTATCTGCTCACCGGCCAGCCGATCGCCGTCGGACAACGCGAGTCGATGGGTAACCCGTGCATGAACAACTACACCGCCGGCGACGGGAGGCGGTTCTGGATCGTCGGGCTTCAGGCGGATCGGCACTGGCCGGCGTTGTGTCGCGTTGTCGGGCGGCCGGAATGGCTGGCCGATCCGCGGTATGGCGATGCCCGCGCCCGCGCGGTCAACGCCGTGCCGCTCATCGCCGCGCTGGACGAGATCTTCGCGACGAAGCCGCTTGCCGAATGGTCGGAAGCCTTCGCCGCCGAACCGGATTTCTTCTGGTCTCCGGTCAACACGCTCGAGGACGTCGTCGCCGACGAGCAATTCCACGCCGCGGGCGGCATCGTCGAGGTGCCGGACGGGGAATCGAGCGTGCCGATGGTGGCCACGCCGGCGGACTTCCACGGCACGCCATGGGCGCCCCGCTGGACGGCTCCTGCGCTGGGCCAGCACACCGAGGAAGTTCTGGCCGAACTTGCGGCCCGCCGCGGGTCGTGA
- a CDS encoding alcohol dehydrogenase catalytic domain-containing protein, translated as MFHIRGAVLERIGSPRPYVESRPIGVADLDLEAPGSDEVLVRIEAAGVCHSDLSVVNGNRVRPVPMLLGHEAAGIVEQAGDRVDDVAVGQRVVLVFLPRCEHCAACATEGMTPCQPAGAANAAGTLLGGAIRLSRQGHPVYHHLGVSGFATHAVVNRASAIPVPDDVPPHVAALLGCAVLTGGGAVLNVGNPRPGQSVAVVGLGGVGMAAVLTALTYPDVRVIGVDQMSEKLSAAKKLGVHDAYTPQRATDAGVKADVVVEAVGHPGALETAIALTAPGGRTVTVGLPPPDARISISPLGFVAEGRSLIGSYLGSAVPSRDIPRFVSLWRSGRLPVESLVSSTIRLDDINAAMDRLADGTAIRQLITF; from the coding sequence ATGTTTCACATCCGCGGCGCGGTGCTCGAGCGGATCGGATCACCTCGCCCGTACGTCGAATCACGGCCGATCGGCGTCGCCGACCTCGATCTGGAAGCGCCCGGCAGCGACGAAGTGCTGGTCCGCATCGAGGCGGCCGGCGTATGCCACTCCGATCTGTCGGTGGTCAACGGCAACCGGGTGCGGCCGGTGCCGATGTTGCTCGGCCATGAGGCCGCGGGGATCGTCGAACAGGCCGGCGACCGGGTTGACGACGTAGCCGTCGGCCAGCGAGTCGTGCTGGTTTTCCTACCGCGGTGCGAACACTGTGCGGCATGCGCGACCGAGGGCATGACGCCGTGTCAGCCGGCCGGCGCGGCCAACGCGGCCGGAACATTACTGGGCGGCGCCATCAGACTCAGCCGGCAAGGTCATCCGGTTTACCACCACCTCGGGGTCTCGGGATTTGCCACCCACGCCGTGGTCAACCGGGCCAGCGCCATCCCGGTACCCGACGATGTTCCGCCGCACGTGGCGGCCCTGCTCGGATGCGCGGTGCTGACCGGCGGGGGCGCCGTACTCAACGTGGGTAACCCGCGACCGGGACAGTCGGTCGCCGTCGTCGGACTCGGGGGCGTCGGGATGGCGGCGGTGCTCACCGCCCTCACCTATCCCGACGTCCGCGTCATCGGTGTCGATCAGATGTCTGAAAAGCTCTCCGCTGCAAAGAAACTCGGCGTCCATGACGCATACACGCCGCAGCGGGCCACCGATGCCGGAGTGAAAGCGGACGTGGTCGTCGAGGCCGTCGGTCACCCTGGCGCGCTTGAGACCGCGATCGCACTGACCGCCCCGGGCGGCCGAACCGTTACCGTCGGGCTGCCGCCCCCGGACGCGCGGATCAGCATCTCGCCGTTGGGTTTTGTCGCCGAAGGCCGGTCGCTGATCGGCAGTTACCTCGGTTCGGCGGTCCCCAGCCGCGACATTCCCCGGTTCGTGTCGCTGTGGCGGTCCGGCCGGCTGCCGGTGGAATCGCTGGTGTCGTCGACGATTCGGCTGGACGACATCAACGCGGCGATGGACCGTCTGGCCGACGGCACGGCGATCCGCCAGCTCATCACGTTCTGA